In Gossypium raimondii isolate GPD5lz chromosome 12, ASM2569854v1, whole genome shotgun sequence, a single window of DNA contains:
- the LOC105762883 gene encoding coatomer subunit alpha-1, protein MLTKFETKSNRVKGLSFHAKRPWILASLHSGVIQLWDYRMGTLIDRFDEHDGPVRGVHFHMSQPLFVSGGDDYKIKVWNYKLHRCLFTLLGHLDYIRTVQFHHEHPWIVSASDDQTIRIWNWQSRTCISVLTGHNHYVMCASFHPKEDLVVSASLDQTVRVWDIGSLKKKTASPADDILRLSQMNTDLFGGVDAVVKYVLEGHDRGVNWAAFHPTLPLIVSGADDRQVKLWRMNETKAWEVDTLRGHMNNVSCVMFHAKQDIVVSNSEDKSIRVWDVTKRTGLQTFRREHDRFWILAVHPEMNVLAAGHDSGMIVFKLERERPAFAVSGDSLFYAKDRFLRYFDFSSQRETQVIPIRRPGSSSLNQSPRTLSYSPTENAVLICSDVDGGSYELYVVPKDSSARSDSLHEAKKGLGSSAIFVARNRFAVLDKGNNQVLIKNLKNEVVKKSGLPVPTDAIFYAGTGNLLCRSEDRVVIFDLQQRLILGDLQTPFVKYVVWSNDMESVALLSKHTIVITNKKLVHQCTLHETIRVKSGAWDENGVFIYTTLNHVKYCLPNGDSGIIRTLEVPIYITKVSGNTIFCLDRDGKNKTIVIDVTEYVFKLSLLRKRYDHVMSMIRNSQLCGEAMIAYLQQKGFPEVALHFVKDEKTRFNLALESGNIQIAVASAKEIDDKDHWYRLGVEALRQGNAGIVEYAYQRTKNFERLSFLYLVNGNIEKLSKMLKIAEVKNDVMGQFHNALYLGDIQERVKILENAGHLPLAYITASVHGLQDVAERLAAELGDDVPPLPVGKEPSLLIPPTPVTCGGDWPLLRVMKGIFDGGLDSIGRGAADEEEGEEGDWGEDLDVVDVDGIQNGDVSVNFEDGEVAEGSEEEGGWDLEDLELPPEADTPKVSGNARSIFVAPTPGMPVSQIWVQKSSLAAEHAAAGNFDTAMRLLSRQLGIRNFSPLKSLFLDLHTGSHSYLRAFSSAPVVSLAVERGWSESASPNVRCPPALVFNFSQLDEKLKAGYKATTAGKFTEALRLFLSILHTIPLIVVESRREVDEVKELIIIAKEYVLGLQMELKRREMKDNPVRQQELAAYFTHCNLQLPHLRLALLNAMTVCYKAKNLATAGNFARRLLETNPTNENQAKTARQVLQAAERNMTDASQLNYDFRNPFVTCGATYVPIYRGQKDVSCPYCTSRFVPIQEGQLCTVCDLALVGADASGLLCSASQIR, encoded by the exons atgttgACGAAGTTTGAGACGAAGAGTAATAGAGTGAAGGGACTGAGTTTCCACGCTAAGAGGCCTTGGATCTTAGCTAGTCTCCACAGTGGCGTTATCCAGTTATGGGACTATCGAATGGGAACCCTGATTGATCGATTCGACGAACATGATGGCCCTGTTCGCGGCGTTCATTTCCACATGTCTCAGCCTTTGTTTGTCTCTGGAG GGGATGACTACAAGATAAAGGTCTGGAACTACAAGTTGCATAGATGTCTTTTCACCCTTCTTGGACATCTGGATTATATTCGTACTGTGCAATTTCATCATGAGCATCCGTGGATTGTGAGTGCTAGTGATGATCAGACTATTCGCATTTGGAACTGGCAGTCACGAACTTGCATTTCGGTGTTGACTGGTCATAATCACTATGTTATGTGTGCTTCATTCCATCCTAAAGAAGACCTTGTTGTGTCAGCCTCCCTTGATCAGACTGTTCGGGTCTGGGATATTGGTTCCTTGAAAAAGAAGACTGCCTCCCCCGCGGATGACATTCTACGGTTGAGTCAGATGAACACAGATCTTTTTGGTGGTGTTGATGCAGTTGTTAAGTATGTGTTGGAAGGTCATGACAGAGGTGTAAATTGGGCTGCATTTCATCCCACTCTACCTTTGATAGTCTCTGGAGCAGATGATCGCCAAGTAAAATTATGGCGCATGAATG AGACAAAAGCTTGGGAAGTGGATACCTTGAGAGGGCACATGAATAATGTGTCATGTGTTATGTTCCATGCCAAACAAGATATCGTTGTATCTAATTCCGAGGATAAGAGTATTCGCGTGTGGGATGTAACAAAGCGAACTGGACTTCAAACTTTCCGGCGAGAACATGACAGATTCTGGATTCTTGCTGTTCATCCCGAAATGAATGTTTTGGCAGCTGGACATGACAGTGGCATGATTGTATTTAAGCTAGAGAGAGAGCGACCTGCTTTTGCAGTGAGTGGGGATTCTCTGTTTTATGCCAAGGATCGGTTTTTAAGGTATTTTGACTTTTCATCTCAAAGAGAGACACAAGTAATTCCAATTCGGCGTCCTGGTTCTTCAAGTCTGAATCAAAGCCCAAGAACTCTTTCTTACAGCCCTACGGAAAATGCTGTTCTTATCTGCTCAGATGTGGATGGAGGATCTTATGAATTGTATGTGGTACCAAAAGACAGCTCTGCTAGGAGTGACAGTTTGCATGAGGCAAAGAAAGGTCTAGGCAGTTCTGCTATATTTGTGGCTAGGAACCGGTTTGCTGTTCTTGACAAAGGAAACAACCAAGTCTTAATCAAGAATCTGAAAAATGAGGTGGTGAAAAAGAGTGGTCTGCCTGTGCCTACTGATGCAATATTTTATGCTGGAACAGGTAACTTGTTGTGTAGGTCTGAGGATAGAGTAGTTATATTTGATCTCCAGCAGAGGCTTATTCTTGGTGATCTTCAAACCCCTTTTGTGAAGTATGTTGTTTGGTCTAATGACATGGAGAGTGTTGCTTTGCTCAGCAAGCATACCATTGTCATTACTAACAAGAAGCTTGTGCATCAGTGCACTCTTCATGAGACAATACGTGTTAAGAGTGGAGCTTGGGACGAGAATGGTGTTTTTATTTACACCACCTTAAACCATGTAAAATACTGCCTTCCCAATGGAGATAGTGGAATCATCCGAACGCTTGAGGTTCCTATATACATAACTAAGGTTTCTGGCAATACTATATTTTGCCTGGATCGTGATGGGAAGAATAAGACTATCGTCATTGATGTTACCGAATACGTTTTTAAGCTATCTCTGCTTCGGAAGAGATATGATCATGTTATGAGTATGATAAGGAACTCCCAGCTTTGTGGTGAGGCCATGATTGCTTATCTGCAACAGAAGGGGTTCCCTGAAGTGGCACTCCATTTTGTCAAAGATGAGAAAACACGCTTTAATTTGGCTCTAGAGAGCGGGAACATTCAAATTGCCGTTGCATCAGCCAAGGAGATCGATGACAAAGATCATTGGTATAGGTTGGGTGTGGAGGCTCTTCGCCAAGGCAATGCAGGTATAGTGGAGTATGCCTACCAGAGGACAAAAAACTTTGAGAGGTTGTCATTTCTTTACCTCGTTAATGGTAACATCGAAAAGCTGTCCAAGATGCTGAAAATTGCAGAAGTTAAGAATGATGTTATGGGTCAGTTTCACAATGCTTTGTACCTGGGTGATATACAGGAACGAGTTAAGATCTTGGAGAATGCTGGTCACTTACCTCTTGCTTATATTACAGCATCTGTCCATGGGCTACAGGATGTTGCTGAAAGGTTAGCAGCTGAGTTGGGAGATGATGTCCCTCCTTTGCCAGTGGGTAAAGAACCTTCGTTATTGATACCTCCAACCCCTGTTACATGTGGTGGTGATTGGCCCCTTTTGAGAGTCATGAAAGGCATATTTGATGGTGGATTGGATAGCATTGGCAGGGGTGCTGCGGATGAAGAGGAGGGTGAAGAAGGTGATTGGGGTGAAGATCTTGATGTGGTTGATGTTGATGGTATACAGAATGGTGATGTTAGTGTAAATTTCGAGGATGGGGAAGTGGCTGAAGGAAGTGAAGAGGAGGGTGGTTGGGACCTTGAAGATTTGGAACTTCCCCCAGAGGCAGACACCCCAAAGGTTTCTGGCAATGCCCGTTCTATTTTTGTTGCACCAACTCCCGGTATGCCTGTAAGTCAGATTTGGGTTCAGAAATCATCTCTTGCTGCTGAACATGCAGCAGCTGGCAATTTTGATACAGCAATGCGTTTGCTGAGCAGACAACTTGGCATAAGAAACTTTTCTCCTTTGAAATCCTTGTTTCTTGATCTTCACACTGGCAGCCATAGCTATCTTCGTGCATTTTCATCCGCTCCAGTTGTGTCGTTGGCAGTTGAGAGGGGATGGAGTGAGTCTGCTAGTCCTAATGTTAGGTGTCCGCCAGCCCTGGTATTCAATTTCTCTCAGTTGGATGAAAAGCTGAAGGCTGGTTACAAGGCCACAACAGCTGGAAAATTTACTGAGGCACTCCGGCTCTTCCTCAGCATTCTTCATACTATTCCGTTGATTGTTGTGGAGTCAAGGAGAGAAGTTGATGAGGTCAAGGAGCTAATTATTATTGCCAAGGAGTATGTTCTTGGTCTGCAGATGGAGCTTAAGCGAAGAGAAATGAAAGACAATCCAGTACGCCAGCAGGAGCTTGCTGCCTACTTCACCCACTGCAACCTTCAATTACCACACCTAAGACTTGCCCTGCTGAATGCAATGACTGTCTGCTACAAGGCAAAGAACCTGGCTACGGCAGGTAACTTTGCCCGGCGACTGCTAGAAACAAACCCCACAAATGAGAATCAAGCGAAGACAGCCAGGCAAGTACTTCAAGCTGCTGAGAGGAACATGACAGATGCTTCTCAGCTGAACTATGATTTCAGAAATCCATTTGTGACATGCGGGGCAACTTATGTGCCTATTTACCGAGGGCAGAAGGATGTATCGTGCCCATATTGTACTAGTCGCTTTGTGCCTATCCAGGAAGGGCAATTGTGTACAGTGTGTGATCTTGCATTGGTCGGGGCGGATGCATCAGGGTTGCTGTGTTCTGCTTCACAGATACGATGA
- the LOC105762887 gene encoding uncharacterized protein LOC105762887: protein MASIFTLPRPTLSFYFPKYRKVFNCNGLQSPFLKDWHLGLSRKERFEPFTSTASIELRRRRRTLICAVNQDAEKAFKKTVEVDRLIDMLREANPSELQKLVVENILAFNETFWIRLAARSDTCKSDDDKKDYEELATAVMSIVDRIVHKTHEKIDSATDVLKEILEPVVNEEEETPWPPKDPEALKTMEKKVFQMEQEGKLDEGFLAEVSAQLRQAKEDADKPGLQAMLQKVLQLYASTVLSKRSYVKKGNEVLKAEQFLETVIKAPEQEWNKLLIDGLAVGKGEVSAEDFYAVIKKRVERTLIRTEGGSYQQRILTEYLKGIESRAEEVVQFLQGNTA, encoded by the exons gTGTTTAATTGCAATGGATTGCAAAGTCCATTCCTTAAAGATTGGCACCTTGGGCTTTCCAGAAAGGAGAGGTTCGAACCCTTTACTTCAACAGCTTCCATAGAGTTGAGGAGAAGGAG GAGAACTTTGATCTGTGCAGTCAACCAAGATGCCGAGAAAGCTTTTAAGAAGACTGTAGAAGTGGATAGACTCATTGATATGTTGAGGGAGGCAAACCCGAGTGAA CTTCAGAAACTTGTCGTTGAAAATATCCTTGCGTTCAATGAGACCTTCTGGATACGACTTGCTGCAAGAAGTGACACCTGCAAATCCGATGATGATAAA AAAGATTATGAGGAATTGGCTACTGCTGTAATGAGCATAGTCGATCGCATTGTTCACAAGACCCAT GAAAAGATTGATTCAGCAACGGATGTTCTCAAGGAGATCTTGGAACCTGTAGTCAACGAGGAGGAAGAGACTCCTTGGCCTCCTAAAGATCCCGAGGCTCTCAAAACAATGGAGAAA AAAGTATTTCAAATGGAGCAGGAAGGGAAACTAGACGAAGGTTTCCTTGCAGAAGTCAGCGCACAATTACGGCAA GCGAAAGAAGATGCGGATAAGCCAGGCCTTCAGGCTATGTTGCAAAAGGTTCTGCAGCTCTATGCTTCTACAGTTCTTTCAAAGCGTAGTTATGTGAAGAAAG GGAATGAAGTGTTGAAGGCTGAGCAGTTTCTCGAAACAGTGATAAAAG CTCCTGAGCAAGAATGGAACAAGCTTTTAATTGATGGATTAGCTGTTGGTAAAGGAGAAGTTTCAGCAGAAGATTTTTATGCTGTAATCAAGAAACGGGTTGAGCGGACTTTAATCCGAACT GAGGGAGGCTCGTACCAGCAACGTATTCTAACTGAATATTTAAAGGGAATTGAATCGAGAGCAGAGGAGGTTGTCCAGTTTCTTCAGGGCAATACAGCATAG